The Rhodocytophaga rosea genome has a segment encoding these proteins:
- a CDS encoding helix-turn-helix domain-containing protein, translated as MRYIKKITDKQKQDLEKIHKDSKSYQERNRCQCILLSNQGYQVQKLASIFQVSQLSIYKWFDRFEKTGVVGLKNQKGKGRKPILTTSNATHVEVVENSIEKEKQQLKLAKREIEAKLGTAMSEMTLKRFLKKLTTDGNVSVNG; from the coding sequence ATGCGTTATATCAAGAAGATTACAGACAAGCAAAAACAAGACTTAGAGAAGATTCATAAAGATAGTAAAAGTTATCAGGAACGTAACCGTTGCCAATGTATACTGTTATCCAATCAAGGCTATCAAGTACAGAAGTTAGCAAGCATTTTTCAAGTAAGTCAGTTAAGTATTTATAAGTGGTTTGATCGCTTTGAGAAAACAGGTGTGGTAGGGTTAAAGAACCAAAAAGGGAAAGGCAGAAAACCCATCCTTACTACCAGTAATGCTACCCATGTTGAAGTAGTGGAAAATAGCATAGAGAAAGAAAAACAACAACTTAAATTAGCTAAGCGAGAGATAGAAGCTAAATTAGGCACGGCTATGAGTGAGATGACCTTGAAGCGGTTTTTAAAAAAATTGACTACCGATGGAAACGTTTCCGTAAATGGATAA
- a CDS encoding IS630 family transposase — protein sequence MQNKEAYEQKVKRLHALLYLAQTGSIDLYFGDESGFCLTPCVPYGWIKKGEHAPILSQRSTRINVFGLLSTNNELLTYQKSGSLNADFIIECVEAFSTSISKFTVIVLDNASWHTCGLWEVKKEEWEQKGLYIFLLPKYSPHLNRIERFWKQVKYHWLKAEDYLSVEALKEALYTIFSGLGTYFKLDFKKLEVDENIILNCV from the coding sequence TTGCAAAACAAAGAAGCATATGAGCAGAAAGTCAAGCGATTACATGCTTTGCTTTATTTGGCACAGACAGGCAGTATAGATTTATATTTTGGAGACGAATCAGGGTTTTGCCTTACCCCTTGTGTACCTTATGGATGGATCAAAAAAGGCGAACACGCCCCTATTTTATCCCAAAGAAGTACAAGGATAAATGTATTTGGCTTGTTAAGTACAAATAATGAGTTGCTTACTTATCAGAAAAGTGGGAGTCTAAACGCTGACTTTATCATTGAATGTGTAGAGGCCTTCTCAACATCTATTTCCAAGTTTACTGTCATAGTCTTAGACAACGCCTCCTGGCATACATGTGGCCTATGGGAAGTCAAAAAAGAAGAATGGGAACAGAAAGGATTATACATCTTTTTGCTGCCTAAGTATAGTCCTCATCTTAACAGGATCGAACGATTTTGGAAGCAGGTGAAATATCATTGGCTCAAAGCCGAAGACTATCTGTCTGTAGAAGCGCTTAAGGAGGCACTTTATACCATCTTTTCAGGATTGGGTACTTACTTTAAACTTGATTTTAAAAAACTTGAAGTAGATGAAAATATTATACTTAATTGTGTTTAA
- a CDS encoding ISAs1 family transposase translates to MELKKILNKVADFRVQGRCLHLLADILGLVLCGVIADCDDFDEIADYGKDNTAFLQQELGLSFVNGIPSADTLNRVIRHLDSHSLEQCFKACVAGFSLAGKQVCIDGKELRGTIPAGKKHALVRMVNVWVEEHSLSFGQVAVEAKSNEITTIPALLSN, encoded by the coding sequence ATGGAACTTAAAAAGATACTAAACAAAGTAGCTGATTTTCGGGTGCAAGGCCGCTGCTTACATCTATTAGCAGATATTTTAGGCTTAGTTTTATGTGGGGTAATAGCCGATTGTGATGACTTTGACGAGATAGCAGATTATGGCAAAGATAATACAGCGTTTCTGCAGCAAGAACTAGGATTAAGTTTTGTTAATGGTATACCTTCTGCTGACACTTTAAATCGGGTGATCAGACACCTGGATAGCCATAGTTTGGAGCAATGCTTCAAAGCGTGTGTAGCTGGCTTCTCCTTAGCAGGCAAGCAGGTATGTATAGATGGCAAGGAATTGAGAGGTACTATACCTGCAGGCAAAAAGCATGCTTTGGTTCGTATGGTCAATGTATGGGTAGAGGAACATAGCTTAAGCTTTGGACAAGTAGCCGTAGAAGCCAAGAGTAATGAGATTACAACTATTCCTGCTTTATTAAGTAATTAA